One part of the Ochotona princeps isolate mOchPri1 unplaced genomic scaffold, mOchPri1.hap1 HAP1_SCAFFOLD_465, whole genome shotgun sequence genome encodes these proteins:
- the LOC101523086 gene encoding testis-specific H1 histone: MAEAAEPSGESQGAEVKSPQPEERALGGSSRRSPRSVLKVSQLLLRAIAAHKGLTLAALKRELGNAGYEVRRKNRRHSGEVSRPEVKGTLLRVSGSEAAGYFRVWKIPKPKRKPGRPRLEEAGRLPPRRAPTGSRSIRRRHTNRKAAKKARAVWRQSTKVNGRTRRMRPKAKENVRARKMDEGRGRASKEDTRLGSREETRSSVRQNEEKDKKKAVKCTSQKPSPLKTDRVSGGQGKASTKASLKCDGPRQVVGSP, from the coding sequence ATGGCTGAAGCGGCTGAGCCCAGTGGGGAATCCCAAGGCGCAGAGGTAAAAAGCCCGCAGCCTGAAGAGAGAGCGCTCGGGGGCTCATCCAGGCGGAGCCCGCGATCCGTGCTgaaagtgtcccagctgctgctgcgaGCCATTGCTGCCCACAAAGGGCTGACCCTGGCTGCTCTCAAGAGGGAGCTCGGAAACGCAGGCTACGAGGTGCGCAGGAAGAACCGCCGTCACTCTGGCGAAGTTTCCAGGCCCGAGGTGAAGGGCACGCTCCTGCGGGTCAGTGGCAGCGAAGCCGCCGGCTACTTCAGGGTCTGGAAGATTCCCAAGCCAAAGAGAAAGCCAGGACGCCCGAGACTGGAGGAGGCTGGCCGCTTGCCTCCGAGGAGGGCCCCCACTGGATCCAGAAGCATTCGGAGGCGCCACACGAATCGCAAAGCTGCCAAGAAGGCCAGGGCAGTATGGAGACAAAGCACGAAGGTAAACGGAAGGACAAGGAGGATGAGGCCAAAAGCCAAGGAAAACGTGAGAGCCAGGAAGATGGACGAGGGGAGAGGACGGGCCTCGAAGGAAGACACCAGGCTCGGGTCACGGGAGGAAACGAGGTCCAGCGTGAGGCAAAATGAAGAGAAGGACAAGAAGAAGGCGGTGAAATGCACCTCGCAGAAGCCATCCCCGTTGAAAACGGACCGGGTTTCTGGGGGGCAGGGGAAGGCCAGCACCAAGGCTTCCCTGAAGTGTGATGGGCCTCGGCAGGTGGTGGGGAGTCCGTAG